Within Bos indicus x Bos taurus breed Angus x Brahman F1 hybrid chromosome 2, Bos_hybrid_MaternalHap_v2.0, whole genome shotgun sequence, the genomic segment TTAGCACTTGCACCTCCTCACACTCCTATGCTCCCCATCCCCATTGCACAGGACAGCTTTCCACTCCAGGTTAATTCTAATGTCGGCCCAGATtgttagttcagtctctcagtcgtgtgtgactctgtgaccccatggactgcaggcctccctgtccatcaccaactccaggagcttgctcaaactcatgtccattggctcggtggtgccatccaaccatcccatcctctgtcgtccccttctcttcctgccttcaatctttcccagcatcaagatctttcccaatgagtcagttcttcgtgtcaggtggccaaagttggagctttggcatcagtccttccaatgaatattcaggactgattttctttaggatggactggttggatctccttgcagtccaagagactctcacgagtcttctccaaaaccacagtttaaaagcatcagttcttcaccacTCaactgtctttatggtccaactctcacatccatacatgactactggaaaaaccatagctttgactatatggacctttattggtaaagtaatgtctctgcttttttaatatgctgtttggtGGAGATCGTGTATTCTTTTAATTCTTCCAGGAATACTTCACTGACTTAACAATGAAATAGGCCTTGTGTTCTTCAAGCTTATTTCCATCAAGACACAGAGTTATCATTGCTTTTCTTATAAGTTTGTGTCTTCaaagtataattttcaaaaaatgattccacttacatgatgTTCAAGAACTAGTCCAACTGACCTCTAGTGATAGAATCtaatcagtggttgcctgggatgAGGGTGGGGTTTGACTTCAAAAGAGCCGTAAAGAATTTGCTGGCAGTGATGGAAATGGTTTATATCTTGACTGGAGTGTGTATGCATGAGTCAAAACTCATTGAATTATACATGTAAAataggtatattttattttatgttgattgTATGTTaaagaagttgattttttttttttactaagtacatagaaaaaaatcaacttcagGAAAATTAAGTTCAGGGAAACTAAAGCTTTGCCAGAAAGAAAATCATAGTACAGCACATGGTTCAGCCATGAGCGACACATGTCCAAAATAACATgaacaatgaaaattattttaaccaAAGGGATAGAATTATATTGAGAGAATGGAGAAAGGAGAAAGTTTATGGAGGAGAGAGGGGGTGAGAGAGGTTATAGAAGAGTCAGAATGGGGGTGGAAAGCTAAATTCCCATCATCCATCATAAAATGATAGTATATAATGTTGAAACCGAGTAAGACCCTATGGTACTTGCCCTCCCTGTCCTCTACCTGCCTTTTATCTGTGGAAAATCTTTAGCCAAAGaacaagtttaatcagagaagtgagtaaatgcagaaacaaaagaaaatggtcAAAAGAGACCAAATAACAATAGTGTAGTCATTAAGCAGAGTCAagtacctttcagttcagttcagtcgctcagtcgtatccaactctttgtgaccccatgaatcgcagcacaccaggcctccctgtccatcacaaactcccggagttcacccagactcacgtccatcgagtcagtgatgccatcagccatctcatcctctgtcgtccccttcttctcctgcccccaatccgtcccagcatcagagtcttttccagtgagtcagctcttcgcatgaggtggccaaagtactggagtttcagcttcagcatcattccttccaaagaaatcccagggctgatctccttcagaatggactggttggatctccttgcagtccaacggactctcaagagtcttctccaacaccacagttgaaaagcatcaagtcttcggtgttcagccttcttcacagtccaactctcacatccatacatgaccacaggaaaaaccatagccttgactagacagacctttgttggcaaagtaatgtctctgcttttgaatatgctatctcggttggtcataactttccttccaaggagtaagcgtcttttaatttcatggctgcagtcaccatctgcagtgattttggagcccaaaaaataaagtctcacactgtttccccatctatttgccatgaagtaagtACCTTTAGTTCCTTCCCAAAGGCTATAGATAATACTCTGaggccatatcctgtgagctgtcttaaaGATTCTGAAACTCCCActaggtggaagaagttaactacataaTGACCAGATTATaaccatgacataagctgccacagttctgagaattggcctcaaggaaatgggaacaaaacaACCATAGAACTGAAGACTaattgtacttaaaacaatcaagatgaaaCTGGTCACATCACCGATGATCAATTTCAAGATGACCGTCAGAGATGACTGTGCTATTTCTACATGTAGCCATCCCACTCAGGCTGGCATCAACCCCCCCACATTCCCCTCTTGCCAGCATCCAAAACTTTCCTTTCCAACCTGGCCTCTTTAATGGCTTTTGAGTGGCAAGCAGTCCAACCCCTACTATCATTTATAATGTCAAAACTGAGAAATTCTGAAATAACAGAATAAGCATACTATTGAGAtgtcttgttgtttttcagttgctcagtcctgtccgactctttgcgaccctatggactgcagcacgccaggcttccctgtctatccccaactcccagagtttgctcaaactcatgtccattgagtcggcgatgccatccagccatctcatcctctgtcgtccccttctcctcctgctgtcctttccaatgagttggctcttcacatcagatggccaaagttattgaagcctcagcttcagcatcaagtccttccaatgaatattctggtttgatttcttttaggattaattggtttgatctccttgaagtccaagggactctcaagagtcttctccaacaccacagttcaaaaccatcaattcttcgatgctcagccttctttatagtccagctctcttcccaggtggtgctagtggtaaacaacccacctgccagttcaggagacctgagagactcgggtttgatccttgggtggggaagacccccaggacaaggaaatggcaacccactccagtactcttgtctggagaatcccatggacagaggagcctacagtccaaagggtcgaaaagagtcagacacgactgaagcagcttagcacacacgcacactcccatccatacatgactactgaaaaaaccatagctttgactaggtggacctttgtctccaaaataatgtttcttttttgaatatgctgtctaggtttgtcatagcttttcttccaaggagcaagcgtcttttaatttcatggctgcagtcactgtccacagtgattttggagcccaagaaatgaagtctgtcattgtttccactttttcctcacctatttgccatgaagtgatgggatgccgtgaagtgatgagaccagatgccatgatcttagttttctgaatgctgagttttaagtcaagttttttactctcctctttcactttcatcaagaggctctttagttcttcttcactttctgccataagggtggtgtcatctgcatatctgaggttactgatctTTCCCTCCtagaatcttgattccagcttgtgattcatccagcccagcatttctcatgatgtactctgcatataagttactaTTTAGATAAGGTataaggtgaagttgctcagtcgtgtccaactctttgggaccccacagactgtagcctaccaggctcttccatccatgggattttccaggcaagagtactggagtgggttgccatttctttctccaggggatcttcctgacccagggatcgaacccaggtctcctgcatcgtagtgagagagtcatttcctaggcaggttgataggaaatctaggggtccccaaggagagaggggtctggaattctcaaggaggaagaaaggacaaactttttttctttctccacattccttaggattatataacaataatgtatcctgcctgaggacagtctctggattaaggacagtctttggattaaaccttctggctaattctgttatcttaaaatgtaaattatgggagtaggtctgatgaggtctttacaacctccagacattctttggattcattagagagtatataacttcattgtcaacactagcaagcaggtactctttctacccccttctgatgcctatgtcagaagctttctctatctcctttatactttaataaaactttattacacaaaagctctgagcgatcaagcctcgtctctggccccggattgaattcttctcctccgggggccaagaatcccggtatatttgcgtgattcaacaacaacctttcatcttgggggctcgtccgggattCTTCTaatccgggggccaagaatcccggtgtattcgtgtgattcaacaacaacctttcagtagacagacgctttaccgtctaagccaccagggaagtctactaTTTAGATATATCAAGATAAATACCACAAGAAACAGCTAAAAGAATTGGAATTGGTTGTTTGAGTTGTGGAATGTGAGAATGGGAAGGAGTGAGATAGGAGATGGAAACTTGTTTGTTTTAAACCCTATAGTTTTACCTGACTAGCTTGAAAGTTTAGTAACTTAGTCcctgtaaacatttatttttttggccaggcCAAGGGGCTTAGAGATCTTAGTTtctccaccagggatcaaacctatgccccctgcagtggaagcacagagtcctaatcactggaccactagggaatcccagtcatttgataaaatttaaaattagattttgctAAAGTATCCagttgcaatacaggagacctgggtttgatccctgggtggggaagattcccctggggaagggaatgacaaccctcttcagtattcttgcctggagaattccatggacggaggaacctggaagactacagtccacggggttgcagagtcagacacaactgactgactaacacacacacaaaattagattttaaaatatgcatatccTTGGACCCAGCAACCCTACTTTCCGAAAAACATTCTAGGAAAATGTTTAAGTATATGTACAAAGATTTAACTTCAATGTGTTTATCTCAGGTTCCTACAGGCCCAACAAGTGGCAACTAACTGAATATACTATTAGAATAATATAGTCATTAAAATTTACTTTCGAACATAAAGAACTCTCATACAAAATAGTGAGCATATGTCGAAGATGTATTTAACCAATTATTGAGAGGACCAGCAGGTTGATAAAGCTGgttcaaaggaaaatataagaaaatgataACTAGTCACCGGTCATTAGAACACAGAATGCTGGAATAAGACTGTAAagttgaataagaaaaaaaaaaaaaaaaaagtcctacaaGGCTGTAAAACTGTAAACATTGAGGTTACTTTTTCTATCAGAATTCATTTGCATCtatttaccaaaaaaatcatttgcaaattagccattttttccagaaataactaACTCATTTTGAAAttgtaattcattttaaattaacttttaacaATTGGAATAAATTACACATAgcataaaattcaccatcttaagtgttttaaagtgtacagttcacaTGATTCTGCAAACAGTCTCAAGAACgcttttcatcttataaaacttTGTACCCATTCAGCAAAACAACTCATCATTCCCCTCTGTCTGCCACCCCTGCCAACCACCAAACTTCTAcctctgtctctataaattttaaaaaaaaatttttttggccgtgccgggtctttgttgctgctcaccGTCTTTCTCAAGTTTCAGAGAGCAGGAGCTACTTCCTAGTTacaatgcatgggcttctcattgggcggtttctcttgttgtggagaacAGGCTTAGGTGTGAAGCCTCAGTGgacgtggtgcatgggcttagcttcCCTGCAACATGaagaatcttctcagaccaatgatcgaacccatgtcccctgcactggcaggcaaattcttaacaactgctccaccagggaagtcctatctctATAAATCTGATCACACTATTTAGCTCATAAGTGGAGTCAAACACCCTTTACTTTTTgctgatttcacttagcataatgttctcaaagttcatccatgtagtagcatgtatcagaatttccttcctttttatctaATCCTACTGTATTTATATAcaactttttttattattataccataaataagttttatttatccattagtCTGTTGATGGATTTgggggttgcttccaccttttagcTATTATAAGTAATACTGGTATGAACGTAGGTATACAAATATCTCTGCCAGACCCTGGTTTCGATTCTTTGGGATATATCCAAGTGAAATTGCTGGAGCAACTTTTCCATCTGACTTTAAGAGTCAGGACCCTAATCAATATTAAATCCAATAAAGCAGCAAGTGACCAACAAGTGGGCCAGTTAGACAATATCCTGGTATGACTGCGAACAAGCCCGCAGAAATCTTTTTGCCTTATTTCCAAGGTTTGGATGATTTTTCTTTGCAGTCTCACTCTCTGTGAGGGGAGGGGCTCTGTGCTGCTCACCACTATATCCCCAGCGACTAGGCGGCCTGGAAGTACGGCTGAATGGCTGAGGTATCAGAGAGGCCCCCATCACTTGGCTGGTGTGCGGATGTCATGAGATGATGCTTGTAAACTGCCTGTCAAAGTCTGGCACATTGTGGCTACTTAAGACATAAGAGGGGTTAATATTATTGTTATGCGGCAGCTGGGGATAGGGGCCGGTTATGACTCAGAGTGGGGAGCAGCCATGACTCCTGTCATGGAGGGCAACTGTCCTTGATGGGGGGACTGAGGCAGGACCTCAGGGCCTGGGTGCTCTCAAGCCATAATGCTGGGGGACCTCATGTCTCTTTTTTGGAGTCTCCAAGGAATACTTGCTTCCTCAGGCACCATAGGAGCGTTGATGGCTTGGCTGATCAGCTATAAGCCAGCCTTGTTTGGTTTTCTATTCCTTCTGCTGTTGCTTAGCAACTGGCTGGTCAAGCATGAACTCAAACGTACTCTTCAAGAGCCCCAGCAGGTGAGCGAGAGGGACCTTAGCTTCCACTGAGGGTGATGGGAGAGTCACAGCTAGAttgtggggtggggagacaggtaaggtgtcaGGAGAATTGGGCAAGACGGAGAAATCCGACTCTGGTCTAAGAGTCTTGCTCTGTAGCTCCCTCTTGGGTGATGGGAGACAAAAGCATTTTCTTCATGAAGCTTCAGTTGCCTCGACTGAAAACTAGGGCCCATCCCAGACTCCTCTACTTCATGTTTAATGACAACAGGCTTTGACAGCTAACAGCtactgtatgtatttttaaattatttttattttatttggttctactgggtcttagttctggcatgtgggatccttagttgtggcatgcgatctcttagtttcagcatgtgggatctagttccctgatcagggatggaatttgggccccctgcattggaagccggagaaggcaatggcaccccactccagtactcttgcctggaaaatcccatggatggaggagccggtaggctgcagtccatggggtcgctaagagtcggacacgactgaacgacttcactttcacttttcactttcatgcattggagaaggaaatggcaatccactccagtgttcttgcctggagaatcccagggacgggggagcctggtgggctgccgtctcgggtcgcacagagtcggacacgactgaatcgacttagcatcagcagcagcagcattggaagcatggagtcttagccactggactaccagggaagtctctaagaACTACTTTAAAGGGGGGAAATTAAAATGGGTAAAGTTAAAAACATGTGTAACATAGATACGTCACTCAAACTGAATAATAAAGACAGCAGGAATATATCTAGATTATGACATATTTtatatgaagttaaaaaaaacatgcaaaacaaTATCCTGCCTTGGGTATGGATGCCTGTGTACAGTGAAAGTACATTAAGGCAGGATTTCTCAACCTCTGCATGACTGATGtttggggctggataattctcCATGAAGAGGGGACTGTCTTGCACAATGCTGGAATTTTGTCAGTATCCCTCTACCCACAAGGTGGCAAGAGCACCCCTCACCTCTTTTGTGACAGCTAAAAAGTTCTCCGGACGTAGCCAGTTGTTCCCAGGAGAGGGCAGAATAGCCTCCCATTGAGAACTGGTATCAAATGGAGTAAAGAAAttcctggaaaaaataaataccagATTCAGGATTACGGTTGAGATGAGGCTCAGGGATGGAAGGGAACACTGCCGCAGACGCCACAGGGGACCTCAGTCGCCTTTGTGATACTGTGTTTCTTAAGCTGGTATAGGAACATGGGTATTTGTTGTGATATTTACTTTTTCTACATGTCTGAAGTACTTGATTCTTAAATGGTTTTAAAGACCAGGAATTTGTAGTtgaatactaaaagaaaaaaaacattgtaTTCTTATCAACTGCATGCAGAGAGGGGCGGGACAGATAAAGATGACAGAGATCAGAGCAGTACATGAAACACTGAGGCTTGGAGGTTTTACCAGGCCCGACTAAATTCTCAGAGAGGCACGCTGGGACTTAAGAGAACGAACTTAAGGTGGCCGAGGGGAGGAAGGGTCGGGGAAGGGATGGTTtcggagtttgggatggacgagTACCCATTGCTAtccttaaaatggataaccaacaaggaactaATAATAGCACAGGGGACTCCACTTATTTCtcaggcagcctggatgggaggggatttTAGGGGGAAatggatgtgtgtatatgtatggctgagtccctttgctgtccacgtgaaactatcacagcattgttaattggctctactccaatacaaaataaaaagttttgttttttttttttaagaggcatGTTGGGAAAAGCACAGCTCTAGAGACAGACATGTTTGGGTTAAGGATTGTACGTCCTCTGTGAATACAGCTTAGCGGGCCATTTCGCTTATTCCTATGAACCAAAGGCAGCCCTAGGTCCTGGGAGTTTGGGGACTCTCATGCAGGCTGGGTGATGCTGAGAAAGGGCCATTTCCTCCCTCCGTTCTCTCACTCACGAGAGGAGGCAAAGAGGCAGGTCCTTAGATGCTGGTCATGAAATTGACCAAGATCATGTTTGTAACTCACCTGGCATGGGAAAGGATGACCCTTATTAACAaacttttcctctgtttctggcCATGGGGAGTTTAGGAAGAGGCCGAGCAATCCAGGACTTGCGAAGCCAAAACCAACGGCAACAGCCTAAACACGAAAGAAGTGGAGAGGTTGCACGCCTGCTTTGCCCTCCAGGACAAGATCCTCGAACGGCTTATGTTCAGTGAAATGAAGCTGAAGGTCTTGGAAAATCAGATGTTCATCGTATGGAATAGGATGAATCACCACAAGCAGTCAAGCCGACGGCGGACTTTTCCAGGAGGAAAACACAGAATGCGGAGGCGGGAGTCTCTGTTCTCCATCCTCTCTGATTGCACTTCCAATTCCCCCTAATGAGGCCGCAGAGACTGCGGTGGGCTGGCCTCTTCTGATGTTATCTTTCCTCAGTAAAGCCCAATCAGAGACTACTGAATTTTCTTAGTGAATCACGGTGGACAGGACAATTGGAGGCAGAGAGATCGGTCGCCTCTAGAAAAGAAATCTGTACTCACCAGGGCAGCCAGATCGCACCTTATGACACCGCCTGCTGGGGGCTCTCAAATCCAGCCCTTCCTCTCTTTCCACCTTCACCCTGGTCCAGGGCCCTCTCTTCCTGTTCACCTTGAGTCTTATAACCGCCTCCCCAGTGTGGTCCCAGCCTCCAGTCACCCCTCCCGCTGGGCTCAGAGGCCACAGCCAGCCCTGCCAAGCACAGCTCTAAGACTGTTCACTACCTTTTCTTGGGCCAATGCCTGGCCACAGTTGACAGAACTCCTCACCACGGTGTTCAGGCCCCCCATGATCTGACCCCCTTCCCAGCTTTCTTTCGCAGTTTCTCCCTTTTGCCTGCTTTTTCCCCTATACCAGAGTATTCTAAGCATCAATCACTGGTATGCTACCTTTGTATTTTTGCCAGAGCTGTAAGCCACCTGAATGTTGACATCAATATTGTCCCTTTGAATCAACTGTTTTTCCCTTAATAAATTTGCCTGTAAAgggaaataataatacaaataaataatctataaattaaaaaacagtacCATTTGCTTGAAATAGAACCTATCAAAATAAAGACGATAAAAAGAGAACGATGTTATGAAGTTCCATCCAGAGAGCTTAGTTGTCCACTTGGAAGGCCTGAATCAGTAAAATTTGGGTTAAAAAGGGAGTTTAGCGAGTGTTAGCGCTTGAGAGATATGCAGCCCTCAGCTGAGACGGTTCTCCACAAAGGAGAATTAGGAAGGAAGTCTCTACCTTGCTGTGGGATCCGGGGTGACTTAATGCCCTGTGGGTATCTCACTTAAAATCATCtctctggaacttccctggtgctccagtggctaagactccatgctcccagtgcaggggacccgggttcaatccctggtcaggaaactagaccccACTTGTTATGACTAAGAGATCACATGCTGCAGTGaaaatcaaagatcctgtgtgtcacaaccaagacctggcacagccaaataaataaatattaaaaacgttgttggtaaaaataaatcaatgcaaTAAGTCATCTCTCTCCCCAAAAGTTTCTTGTACTCGCCTCAGTTGCGGTTGACCAGCCATCCCCCAAATGCAGTCACATCTTTGCTCACGTGGTTTCTTCCCCTGGAATCCCTTATCTTCCCTTTTCTGCTATTACAATTCTATGCTTCTTCCACAGTCGCCACCTGCAGAAAGCTTCCCTCAACCGAGCTGTAATGAATCTCTTTCCTTAGTCTTCttatggcaattaaaaaaaattcttaaaacattattttcggctgtgctgggtcttctttgctttctctagttgcggcaagcgggAGCAgcagtgggcaggcttctcatcgtggaggcttcttttgttgcagagcacaggctgtaggggcacaggctttagtagctgtgggtcatgggctcaggagttgctgctcaggagttgtggca encodes:
- the TEX46 gene encoding testis-expressed protein 46; amino-acid sequence: MLGDLMSLFWSLQGILASSGTIGALMAWLISYKPALFGFLFLLLLLSNWLVKHELKRTLQEPQQDKILERLMFSEMKLKVLENQMFIVWNRMNHHKQSSRRRTFPGGKHRMRRRESLFSILSDCTSNSP